The DNA region GCAGCACTTAGATATAGCTGGAGAGAACACAATAGTTACTGGCTTTGGAAGAAGCAACCTTAAGCTTTCTGTACGTAAAGGAATAGATAAAGCTAAAGCGCTAGAACAGTTTCTGCAGCAAAGGCGCAATGAAGCGGGAATTATCTATGCTTCTACGCGTAAGGAGGTTGAGCATTTGTATGAGAGGCTCAGTCGTGCGGGGTATGGTGTAGGCAGATATCATGGTGGACTAGGAGAACAGGAGCGGACTGAGGCACAGGAAGCTTTTTTGCTCGATCAGAAGCTAGTGATGGTGGCAACCAATGCGTTTGGAATGGGAATCGATAAGTCCAATGTGCGCTACGTGGTGCACTATAATCTACCGAAGAATATAGAGGCATACTATCAAGAGGCAGGAAGAGCAGGTCGAGATGGCTTAGAGAGTGAGTGTGTCCTGTATTTCTCGCCTCAGGATACTAGAACACAAACGTATTTCATTGATCAATCTGAGCTTGCAGAGGAGCGAAAAAAGGCAGAGTTTCATAAGCTACAGCAAATGGTCACGTACTGCCATACAGAGCAATGCTTACAGCAATATATCCTGCAGTATTTTGGAGACCAGATTGGGGATGCATGTGGTCAATGTAGCAATTGCTTAGATACAGGTGAAGCCGTAGATGTCACGAGAGAGGCACAGATGGTTCTCTCCTGTGTAAAAAGGATGAGAGAAAGGTTTGGTAAGGCAATCGTTGCGCAGGTGTTAGGGGGCTCATCCAATCAAAAGGTACTAGAGTTTGGCTTAACGAAGCTACCGACATATGGCATTTTAAAAGGAATGACGCTGAAAGATATAGGGCTGTTTATCGATTTCCTTATCGCTGAACAATACCTGAAGCCCACAGATAGTGCTTACCCAACTCTTGAGCTTACAGCGAAATCAGTTCCTATTTTAAAAGGGGAGGAGCAGGTTTTCCGTAAAATACAGGTTCAAGTCGAACAGGCTGAACCTCTGGATGACGTGTTTGAAGCGTTGCGTGAATGTCGGAGAGCCTTAGCGGAGGAAAACAAACTACCGCCATATATGATTTTTTCAGATAAAACCCTTCGTGAAATGAGTGCTTACATTCCTCTGAGTGAGGAGGAGCTTTTGCAAATCCATGGTGTAGGGAGTCAGAAGCTTGAGAAGTATGCTGAGCCTTTTTTAGAGGTGTTAGAAACGTACCGAGAAAAGAAAACAATCACTTTAAAGGCATCCGTTTAGGGGATTGTAGTATAATAGGTGAAAGGTCAATAGATATTTGTTTAATAGGATAATGAGATAGATGTTAAAACAGCAATAAGACTTATTAAAAAAAGACTTATATAAAAAGGAGCGTCATAGAGATGAGCGATAAAATTATAGTGTATTCCACGAAAAACTGTGTAGAGTGTGATGCGGTTAAGCAATACCTTACTACAGAGGGATATCCTTTTGAGGTCAGAGATGTACTAAGCAGTGAGGAATATCAAGCAGAGGTTGAAAAATTTGGTTTTCTAGGTGTTCCGGTTACTGTGGTGGGGGAGAAGGCTATTAAGGGTTTTA from Bacillus horti includes:
- the recQ gene encoding DNA helicase RecQ; this encodes MMKAAEQKLQQYFGYPTFRPGQAAIIERLFAQQDTLGIMPTGGGKSVCYQVPALLFSGLTIVISPLISLMKDQVDGLNEMGIKATFLNSTLTGEEVVDRMRGLRRGDFRLLYLAPERLEMDSFVRFLGELPLSLVAIDEAHCMSQWGHDFRPSYLSIRSWLQSLPQKPAVLALTATATVDVQQDLMQHLDIAGENTIVTGFGRSNLKLSVRKGIDKAKALEQFLQQRRNEAGIIYASTRKEVEHLYERLSRAGYGVGRYHGGLGEQERTEAQEAFLLDQKLVMVATNAFGMGIDKSNVRYVVHYNLPKNIEAYYQEAGRAGRDGLESECVLYFSPQDTRTQTYFIDQSELAEERKKAEFHKLQQMVTYCHTEQCLQQYILQYFGDQIGDACGQCSNCLDTGEAVDVTREAQMVLSCVKRMRERFGKAIVAQVLGGSSNQKVLEFGLTKLPTYGILKGMTLKDIGLFIDFLIAEQYLKPTDSAYPTLELTAKSVPILKGEEQVFRKIQVQVEQAEPLDDVFEALRECRRALAEENKLPPYMIFSDKTLREMSAYIPLSEEELLQIHGVGSQKLEKYAEPFLEVLETYREKKTITLKASV
- a CDS encoding glutaredoxin family protein encodes the protein MSDKIIVYSTKNCVECDAVKQYLTTEGYPFEVRDVLSSEEYQAEVEKFGFLGVPVTVVGEKAIKGFNPDLEKLVEGVAKQG